A single region of the Acidobacteriota bacterium genome encodes:
- the hflX gene encoding GTPase HflX, whose protein sequence is MRALHGDIRGLRAAQRGALERTYRRKVGPDQVVSTELARHLCALSREIGRQVGVLLTRGGAVSKVIVGDARQLEIPDIGRLRGGPGRFRRLRLVHTHLRGEGLTTDDLNDLALLRLDMVAVVQALEDGSAGGIEVAYLAPDTAADGAAGTSPFLRVEAPQVYELELDFGATIRAVEREMGRYRGGREATRERALVIGVRPEDDHFAETVELVRSAGVEVAGTLRQRRSRVHPRTVVGRGKLTDIVLQSMRAGAEVAIFDIDLKPAQARAFEDATGLKAIDRTQLILDVFAQRARSRDGKLQVELAQLRYSLPRLTEKDAGLSRLTGGIGGRGPGETVLEVGRRRIRDRIRNLERQVEKLSRQRDVARSRRRDRRVPVLSLIGYTNAGKSTLLNALTRSEVETAGKLFVTLDPTSRRIRFPREGEVVITDTVGFIAELPPDLVRAFRATLEELGDADLLLHVVDAADRGWRTKVETVERLIEELSLNSKPLLVVLNKCDLVTDEHARQMAGQLEAVAVSARTRAGFGRLIDRAEEAMGRAAPLLPGARLGRGSAAAR, encoded by the coding sequence ATGAGAGCGCTACACGGGGACATCCGCGGACTGAGGGCGGCGCAACGCGGCGCGCTCGAGCGCACCTACCGCCGCAAAGTCGGTCCGGACCAGGTCGTGTCGACCGAACTGGCGCGTCATCTGTGTGCGCTCTCGCGTGAGATCGGGCGCCAGGTCGGGGTCCTGCTCACCCGCGGGGGCGCGGTTAGCAAGGTGATCGTCGGCGACGCCAGGCAGCTCGAGATTCCGGATATCGGGCGTCTGAGAGGCGGTCCCGGACGCTTCCGGCGGCTGCGTCTGGTCCACACTCACCTGCGTGGCGAGGGGCTGACCACCGACGACCTGAACGATCTGGCGCTGCTGCGGCTCGACATGGTGGCCGTCGTGCAGGCCCTTGAGGACGGCTCGGCCGGCGGGATCGAAGTCGCGTACCTGGCTCCGGACACGGCGGCAGACGGCGCAGCGGGGACCAGCCCATTCCTGCGCGTGGAAGCGCCGCAGGTCTACGAACTGGAACTCGACTTCGGGGCTACCATCCGGGCCGTCGAGCGGGAAATGGGCCGCTACCGTGGCGGTCGCGAAGCGACGCGGGAGCGGGCGCTGGTGATTGGCGTGCGGCCGGAGGACGATCACTTCGCCGAGACGGTCGAACTGGTCCGTTCGGCGGGCGTCGAGGTCGCTGGGACGCTCAGGCAGCGCCGGTCGCGGGTTCATCCGAGGACGGTCGTGGGGCGGGGAAAGCTGACCGACATCGTCCTGCAGAGCATGCGCGCCGGGGCGGAGGTGGCGATCTTCGACATCGACCTGAAGCCGGCCCAGGCTCGGGCCTTCGAGGACGCGACCGGCCTCAAGGCGATCGACCGCACCCAACTCATCCTCGACGTGTTCGCGCAGCGGGCGCGTTCGCGCGACGGCAAGCTCCAGGTCGAGCTGGCGCAGTTGCGCTACTCGCTGCCGCGGTTGACCGAGAAGGACGCGGGCCTGTCGCGACTGACCGGAGGCATCGGCGGCCGGGGCCCCGGCGAGACGGTCCTCGAGGTGGGCCGGCGGCGGATCCGCGACCGGATCCGCAACCTGGAGCGGCAGGTCGAGAAGCTGTCCAGGCAACGGGACGTGGCCCGCAGTCGACGCCGCGACCGCCGGGTGCCCGTTCTCTCCCTGATCGGCTACACGAACGCGGGCAAGAGCACGCTGCTCAATGCGTTGACGCGAAGTGAGGTCGAGACCGCCGGCAAGCTCTTCGTCACTCTCGACCCGACGAGTCGGCGGATCCGCTTTCCGCGTGAGGGCGAAGTCGTCATCACCGATACGGTCGGCTTCATCGCGGAGCTGCCGCCCGATCTCGTGCGGGCGTTCCGCGCCACGCTGGAGGAACTCGGGGACGCGGATCTGCTGCTCCATGTCGTCGACGCCGCCGATCGGGGATGGCGGACGAAGGTCGAGACGGTGGAACGGCTGATCGAGGAGCTCTCGCTCAACTCGAAGCCGCTCCTCGTCGTGCTGAACAAGTGCGACCTGGTGACGGACGAGCACGCGCGACAGATGGCCGGCCAGCTCGAGGCGGTCGCGGTCAGCGCGCGCACGCGGGCCGGCTTCGGCCGACTCATCGACCGTGCCGAGGAGGCGATGGGGCGGGCCGCGCCGCTCCTGCCGGGGGCCCGGCTGGGCCGCGGATCGGCCGCCGCGCGCTGA
- a CDS encoding Rne/Rng family ribonuclease, translating into MTRRMLINAQSSSELRIAIANDSVLEDLKVDIAERGLTRGNIYYGKIANIEPSLNAAFIDYGAPKHGFLAIQDVVPDAYYQAAPKSKRPKIEEVLVRGRPIVVQVTREPEGNKGAALTTNLSLAGRYLVLTPFDKTCGVSRKVDTEEVRLKLKAMAEALPVPDGGGVIVRTNALGQTKTALSRDMNALLRLWKRISRDARDSKGTKLLYSDQDIVLQGLRDYLDSSIQEVWVDEDTAHGRAEQYMRAFMPRSKTSLNRYTGRRPLFSVYELEPQIENIFERRADLPSGGSIVIDPTEALTAIDVNSGRSKKASSQEETATSTNVEAAAEVGRQLRLRDIGGLIVVDFIDMRSPRNRRKVEKAMKDAMKADKARFTVSRISANGLLEINRQRIHQALQLRTHGDCPNCAGTGRVASPDLLALRLLRNIESHGAGGYMRGVQIALQPELADFLQNQHREALVHLAREFDIEIEISGQPHMDGREPEISWIARDLAEVKRREKEEAKEKRLEQEMLATPSIGDTDAEPAQADAAAGESEVDSTPKRRRRRGGRRRRSAAARKARAKAKEETPKEDGAAKPTEQAKKGKKAKPSEHARESKKTKAPKQTRKPRQAKKKKPSPEKASGTAATAAIKVPGIDTPSAEDAAGGHGKVNEAATASGNGAPRPTRRRRRRRRPRRPQAATAGSDSPPAETGA; encoded by the coding sequence GTGACCCGACGAATGCTCATCAACGCGCAGAGTTCGAGCGAGCTCCGCATCGCCATCGCCAACGACTCGGTCCTCGAAGACCTCAAGGTCGACATCGCCGAGCGTGGGCTCACCCGCGGCAACATCTACTACGGCAAGATCGCGAACATTGAGCCGAGCCTGAACGCCGCCTTCATCGACTACGGCGCCCCCAAGCACGGCTTCCTGGCCATCCAGGACGTAGTTCCCGACGCCTACTACCAGGCGGCCCCCAAGTCGAAACGACCGAAGATCGAGGAGGTCCTCGTCCGCGGCCGCCCGATCGTGGTTCAGGTCACCCGCGAGCCCGAGGGAAACAAGGGCGCCGCCCTGACCACCAACCTGAGTCTGGCGGGGCGCTACCTCGTGCTCACGCCCTTCGACAAGACCTGCGGCGTTTCCCGCAAGGTCGACACCGAGGAGGTCCGCCTCAAGCTGAAGGCGATGGCCGAGGCACTGCCCGTCCCCGACGGCGGCGGCGTGATCGTGCGTACCAACGCGCTCGGCCAGACGAAAACGGCGCTCAGCCGCGACATGAACGCCCTGCTCCGCTTGTGGAAGCGCATCTCCCGCGATGCCCGCGACTCGAAGGGCACGAAACTGCTGTACAGCGACCAGGACATCGTGCTCCAGGGCCTTCGCGACTACCTGGACAGCTCGATCCAGGAGGTCTGGGTCGACGAGGACACCGCGCACGGTCGCGCCGAGCAGTACATGCGCGCCTTCATGCCGCGCAGCAAGACCTCCCTCAACCGCTACACCGGTCGCCGGCCGTTGTTCTCGGTCTACGAACTCGAACCCCAGATCGAGAACATCTTCGAGCGGCGCGCCGACCTGCCGTCGGGCGGCTCGATCGTGATCGACCCGACGGAAGCCCTGACCGCGATCGACGTGAACTCGGGGCGCTCGAAGAAGGCCTCGAGCCAGGAAGAGACCGCGACGAGCACGAACGTCGAGGCCGCCGCGGAGGTTGGCCGGCAACTCCGGCTGCGCGACATCGGTGGTCTGATCGTGGTCGATTTCATCGACATGCGCAGCCCCCGCAACCGCCGCAAGGTCGAGAAGGCGATGAAGGACGCGATGAAAGCGGACAAGGCGCGCTTCACGGTCAGCCGGATCAGCGCCAATGGACTGCTCGAGATCAATCGCCAACGGATTCACCAGGCACTCCAGTTGCGCACCCATGGCGACTGCCCCAACTGCGCCGGGACCGGGCGTGTCGCCAGTCCGGACCTCCTCGCCCTGCGCCTCCTCCGCAACATCGAGTCCCATGGCGCCGGCGGCTACATGCGGGGCGTGCAGATCGCCCTGCAACCCGAACTCGCCGACTTCCTCCAGAACCAGCATCGGGAGGCGCTCGTCCACCTGGCCAGGGAGTTCGATATCGAGATCGAGATCTCCGGGCAACCGCACATGGACGGCCGCGAGCCTGAGATCAGTTGGATCGCGCGTGACCTCGCCGAAGTGAAGAGGAGGGAGAAGGAAGAGGCGAAGGAGAAGAGACTGGAGCAGGAGATGCTCGCCACTCCGTCGATCGGCGACACCGACGCCGAACCCGCCCAAGCCGACGCGGCAGCCGGCGAGAGTGAGGTCGACAGCACACCGAAGCGGCGCCGGCGCCGGGGCGGACGCAGGCGCCGGTCCGCCGCCGCACGCAAGGCCAGAGCGAAGGCCAAGGAGGAGACTCCGAAGGAAGACGGCGCCGCCAAACCGACCGAGCAGGCCAAGAAGGGCAAGAAGGCCAAGCCGTCCGAGCACGCCAGAGAGAGCAAGAAGACCAAGGCGCCCAAGCAGACCAGGAAACCGAGGCAGGCCAAGAAGAAGAAACCGAGTCCCGAGAAGGCGAGCGGGACGGCGGCGACGGCGGCCATCAAGGTGCCCGGCATCGATACCCCCTCGGCGGAGGATGCGGCCGGCGGCCACGGCAAGGTGAATGAAGCAGCTACGGCGAGCGGCAATGGAGCGCCACGCCCCACGAGGCGGCGGCGACGGCGGCGACGGCCGCGGCGACCACAGGCCGCGACCGCCGGAAGCGACTCGCCACCGGCGGAGACCGGTGCCTGA